The Collimonas sp. PA-H2 genome contains a region encoding:
- a CDS encoding isovaleryl-CoA dehydrogenase, which yields MQGQTHEVTNQVAELYGNNLYLDDTILQSGVQRLHGQWHADALARYGAELGSKESWQLAELANRHQPELNTFDRTGNRIDSVEFHPAWHALLGMLRREGLHALPWIKPQSGSHVARAAGYFLHAQVEAGSLCPTTMTFASIPVLQQEPALYAALQSKLLSCEHDSRDLALEHKHSILIGMGMTEKQGGSDVRSNTTAALPLEGGSGRGAGYLLTGHKWFFSAPMCDAHMVLARTEMGLSCFFVPRWRPDGSKNPVQIQRLKDKLGNRSNSSSEVEFRDAFGIMVGDEGRGIPTIIEMANHTRLDCVIGAAGLMRQALVQALHHARNRSAFGRELAEQPLMQNVLSDLALESEAATLLMLQLASAFEHPDDPLQRAWRRIVTPAAKFWICKRALEFTGECMEIWGGNGYVETGPMARFYREAPVNSIWEGSGNVMCLDVLRAIEREPAGFDLLLTQLGESASQHPGLRSMLDDLMKDLATPPDQREMLGRRFVQRLVLTIQGALMLQHAPAVVAEAFIASRSEAMGGRVYGTLAAPHLQKTILQRTWAS from the coding sequence ATGCAAGGACAGACCCATGAAGTGACGAACCAGGTTGCTGAGCTGTATGGCAATAATCTTTACCTCGACGACACCATCCTGCAAAGCGGCGTCCAGCGCCTGCATGGACAATGGCATGCCGATGCGCTGGCGCGCTACGGCGCCGAGCTCGGCAGCAAGGAAAGCTGGCAGCTGGCCGAACTGGCCAACCGCCACCAGCCCGAACTGAATACCTTCGACCGCACCGGCAACCGCATCGATTCCGTCGAATTCCATCCGGCCTGGCATGCCTTGCTGGGCATGCTGCGGCGCGAAGGCTTGCACGCCCTGCCCTGGATCAAGCCGCAAAGCGGCAGCCACGTAGCCCGTGCGGCCGGTTATTTCCTGCATGCCCAGGTGGAAGCCGGCTCGCTCTGCCCCACCACCATGACCTTCGCCTCTATCCCGGTGCTGCAGCAGGAGCCGGCGCTGTATGCCGCGCTGCAGTCAAAACTATTGTCATGTGAACATGATAGCCGCGACCTCGCCCTCGAACACAAGCACTCGATCCTGATCGGCATGGGCATGACGGAAAAGCAAGGCGGCTCCGATGTGCGCAGCAACACCACCGCGGCGCTGCCGCTGGAAGGCGGCTCCGGACGCGGCGCCGGCTACCTGCTGACCGGCCACAAATGGTTTTTTTCGGCGCCGATGTGCGATGCCCACATGGTGCTGGCGCGCACCGAGATGGGCCTGAGCTGCTTTTTCGTGCCGCGCTGGCGGCCTGACGGCAGCAAGAATCCAGTACAGATCCAGCGCCTCAAGGACAAGCTCGGCAACCGTTCCAATTCCAGCAGCGAAGTCGAGTTCCGCGACGCGTTCGGCATCATGGTCGGCGACGAAGGGCGCGGCATCCCGACCATCATTGAAATGGCCAACCATACCCGCCTCGATTGCGTCATCGGCGCCGCCGGCCTGATGCGCCAAGCGCTGGTGCAGGCCTTGCACCACGCGCGCAACAGGAGCGCCTTCGGCCGCGAACTGGCGGAGCAGCCGCTGATGCAGAACGTGTTGTCCGACCTGGCCCTGGAAAGCGAAGCGGCGACCTTGCTGATGCTGCAGCTGGCCAGCGCCTTCGAGCATCCTGACGATCCCCTGCAGCGTGCCTGGCGCCGTATCGTTACGCCAGCCGCCAAATTCTGGATCTGCAAGCGCGCCCTGGAGTTCACCGGCGAATGCATGGAAATCTGGGGCGGCAACGGCTATGTCGAGACCGGACCGATGGCGCGCTTCTACCGCGAGGCGCCGGTCAACTCGATCTGGGAAGGCTCCGGCAATGTGATGTGCCTGGACGTATTGCGCGCCATCGAACGCGAGCCGGCCGGCTTCGACCTGCTGCTGACGCAGCTAGGCGAAAGCGCCAGCCAGCATCCCGGCCTGCGCAGCATGCTGGACGACCTGATGAAGGACCTGGCGACGCCGCCTGACCAGCGCGAAATGCTGGGACGGCGCTTCGTCCAGCGCCTGGTCCTCACCATACAAGGCGCATTGATGCTGCAGCACGCGCCGGCGGTGGTCGCCGAAGCCTTCATCGCTAGCCGCAGCGAAGCCATGGGCGGCCGCGTCTACGGCACCCTGGCGGCGCCGCATCTGCAGAAAACGATCTTGCAGCGGACTTGGGCCAGCTAG
- a CDS encoding penicillin-binding protein 1A, which yields MSSTNRTKQDTHNPRTGNSRKNGKGSVAHALLLTVGGLFLAGAVIGGLLLTYALVVMTPQLPDLGAITDYQPKVPLRIYTADHVLIGEFGEERRSLVKLDDIPADMKNAVLAIEDARFYQHGGIDVIGILRAGVTDIMHGGASQGASTITMQVARNVFLSSEKTYSRKIYEILLAYKIESALSKDQILEVYMNQIYLGQRSFGFAAAARTYFGKDLKDITLAQAAMLAGLPKAPSAYNPVVNPKRAHVRQQYILKRMLDLKFITQEQFDQAAAEDIQVKTKGNNYNVHAEYAIEMVRQMLFAQYKEDTYTRGLTVITTLNSADQAAAYDAVRKGVMDYDRRHGYRGPEASIDLPAAGDERDQAIEDALQDKPDNDDILPAVVLSADPKQVQVMLRNDSTVTISGEGLRLAASALSAKAGKNLKIQKGSVIRVINTAKGWQITQLPQVEATMVSLTPQNGAIRSLVGGFDFNQNKFNHVTQAWRQPGSTFKPFIYSAALEKGFGPASIINDAPVSFPGAPGQGAWEPKDDDQPDGPMPLRTGLQRSKNLISIRLLDAIGVKYAQDFVTSHFGFDVDKTPPYLPLALGAGQVTPLQLVGAYAVLANGGYRVNPYLIAQVTDSRGNVLSKVEPQVAGENATRVLDARNSYIMTSLLQSVAQRGTGAGTNVLHRTDLAGKTGTTNDAFDGWFAGYQSTLVAVAWMGYDQPKSLGSREFGAQLALPIWTEYMGRALRGVPQTQMPMPAGITTINNEFYFDNFTPGNGFIASLGLGAGAAPLEIGPDGVPIPPAAPPAPGAPPATPQEEEKQNILKLFSGH from the coding sequence ATGTCATCAACAAACAGAACCAAGCAAGATACACACAACCCGCGCACCGGCAACTCCAGGAAAAACGGCAAGGGCAGCGTAGCCCACGCATTGCTGCTGACGGTGGGCGGCCTGTTCCTGGCGGGCGCTGTCATCGGCGGGTTGTTGCTGACGTATGCGCTGGTAGTCATGACGCCGCAGCTGCCGGACCTGGGCGCCATCACCGACTACCAGCCTAAAGTACCGCTGCGCATCTACACAGCCGACCATGTCCTGATCGGCGAATTCGGCGAAGAACGGCGCAGCCTGGTGAAGCTGGACGATATTCCGGCCGACATGAAGAATGCCGTGCTGGCGATCGAAGATGCGCGTTTCTACCAGCATGGCGGCATCGACGTCATCGGCATCCTGCGTGCCGGCGTGACCGATATCATGCATGGCGGCGCCTCGCAGGGCGCCAGCACCATCACCATGCAGGTCGCGCGCAACGTCTTCCTGTCCAGCGAAAAAACCTATTCGCGCAAGATCTATGAAATCCTGCTGGCCTACAAGATCGAGTCGGCGCTGAGCAAGGACCAGATCCTGGAGGTCTATATGAACCAGATCTACCTGGGCCAGCGTTCCTTCGGTTTCGCCGCGGCCGCGCGCACCTATTTCGGCAAGGACCTGAAAGACATCACCCTGGCGCAGGCAGCGATGCTGGCCGGCTTGCCGAAAGCGCCTTCGGCCTACAATCCGGTGGTCAATCCGAAGCGCGCGCATGTGCGCCAGCAATACATCCTGAAGCGCATGCTGGATCTCAAGTTCATCACCCAGGAACAGTTCGACCAGGCGGCGGCGGAAGACATCCAGGTCAAGACCAAGGGCAACAACTACAATGTGCACGCCGAGTACGCGATTGAAATGGTGCGCCAGATGCTGTTTGCGCAGTACAAGGAAGATACTTATACGCGCGGCCTGACGGTGATCACCACGCTGAATTCGGCGGACCAGGCCGCGGCCTACGATGCCGTGCGCAAGGGCGTGATGGACTACGACCGCCGCCATGGCTACCGCGGCCCGGAAGCGAGCATCGACCTGCCGGCGGCCGGCGACGAGCGCGACCAGGCGATCGAAGACGCCTTGCAGGACAAGCCCGACAATGACGATATCCTGCCGGCCGTGGTGCTGAGCGCCGATCCCAAGCAGGTGCAGGTGATGCTGCGCAACGACAGCACCGTCACCATCAGCGGCGAAGGCTTGCGGCTTGCCGCTTCCGCCTTGAGCGCCAAGGCCGGCAAGAACCTGAAGATCCAGAAGGGTTCGGTGATCCGCGTCATCAATACCGCCAAGGGCTGGCAGATCACCCAGCTGCCGCAGGTGGAGGCGACCATGGTGTCGCTGACGCCGCAGAACGGCGCGATCCGTTCGCTGGTGGGCGGCTTCGACTTCAACCAGAACAAGTTCAACCACGTGACGCAAGCCTGGCGCCAGCCGGGTTCCACCTTCAAGCCGTTCATCTATTCGGCGGCGCTGGAAAAGGGTTTCGGCCCGGCATCGATCATCAACGATGCGCCTGTGTCTTTTCCCGGCGCACCTGGCCAGGGTGCCTGGGAACCGAAGGACGACGACCAGCCTGACGGCCCGATGCCGCTGCGCACCGGCCTGCAGCGCTCGAAGAACCTGATATCGATTCGCCTTCTGGATGCGATCGGCGTCAAGTATGCGCAGGATTTCGTCACCAGCCATTTCGGTTTCGATGTCGACAAGACGCCGCCCTACCTGCCGCTGGCGCTGGGCGCCGGCCAGGTGACGCCGCTGCAGCTGGTGGGCGCCTATGCGGTGCTGGCCAACGGCGGCTATCGCGTCAATCCTTACCTGATCGCGCAAGTGACCGACTCGCGCGGCAATGTGCTGTCCAAGGTCGAGCCGCAGGTCGCCGGCGAGAACGCCACGCGGGTGCTGGATGCGCGCAACAGCTACATCATGACCAGCTTGCTGCAATCGGTGGCGCAGCGCGGCACCGGCGCCGGCACCAACGTGCTGCACCGTACCGACCTGGCCGGCAAGACCGGCACCACCAACGATGCTTTCGACGGCTGGTTTGCCGGCTACCAGAGCACCCTGGTGGCGGTGGCATGGATGGGCTACGACCAGCCGAAGAGCCTGGGCAGCCGCGAGTTCGGCGCCCAGCTGGCCTTGCCGATCTGGACCGAGTACATGGGCCGCGCCCTGCGTGGCGTGCCGCAAACCCAGATGCCTATGCCGGCCGGGATCACTACCATCAACAACGAGTTCTACTTCGATAATTTCACGCCGGGCAATGGCTTTATCGCCTCGCTTGGATTAGGCGCTGGAGCGGCGCCGCTTGAAATCGGCCCGGATGGCGTGCCGATTCCGCCGGCTGCGCCGCCAGCACCCGGAGCGCCGCCGGCAACGCCGCAAGAGGAAGAGAAGCAAAATATCCTGAAGCTGTTCAGCGGCCACTGA
- a CDS encoding TonB-dependent receptor domain-containing protein, with the protein MNLKLKRSTVQCALALPALCGGVLLSAGQAHAEATLKEVVVTASGYEQQIKEAPASISVITREQLEKQPFANLQDAVSHLEGVSIVGGDNNSKDISIRGMPGEYTLILVDGKRQGTRETSSRGTGGIQSSLIPPLAAIERIEVVRGPMSSLYGSDAIGGVINIITRKVPKAWGGALNASTILQGRSNLGNEYQGDFYLAGPIKDDVVGLQLYGNLNTREEDRVVDGTAQTDTRAITAKLGIKPASNQDVTLEAGHEELKRTYTPGKSLTADDSQTISEDTRTHWAASHNGRWAFGNTDVSLYQEIGKFSGKTEGPAGPEAALASPKITNTILDAQATLPFTTNILKVGGQYTHNQLDGTAAESPSRIGKTVLNYVNPGSITRKSWALFAEDEYFVTSKLSLTGGLRLDHDDKYGQHFNPRAYAVYQLSPTLTLRGGVAKAFRAPNLRQSSAGYVMSSGGPTSMPGVLYGNPDLKAETSVNQEIGLRYDGPDGLTGSVTVFNNDFKDKIVSDYAGRNDPLTGLPLYTYNNIAKVNIRGVEFGATVPLSNAWKLSGNYTYTDSKRESEGETAFNGGSLKGQPLDKTPKHAANLKLDWQPSDAVSSFARVNYVSEQFWAAYRNGGAGARTRPATTTFDLGASYIVNKMLTLNASLLNVADKVVDVDRRPRATINGNWLVDEGRRLWLGMNARF; encoded by the coding sequence ATGAATTTGAAGTTAAAAAGAAGCACCGTGCAATGCGCACTGGCGCTGCCGGCCTTGTGCGGCGGCGTGTTGCTGAGCGCCGGCCAGGCCCATGCCGAGGCCACTTTGAAAGAGGTAGTGGTGACCGCCAGCGGTTACGAGCAGCAGATCAAGGAGGCGCCGGCGTCGATCAGCGTGATCACCCGCGAGCAGCTGGAAAAACAACCCTTCGCCAACCTACAGGATGCGGTCAGTCACCTGGAAGGGGTCAGCATCGTCGGCGGCGACAATAATTCCAAGGATATTTCGATACGCGGCATGCCCGGCGAATACACCCTGATCCTGGTCGACGGCAAGCGCCAGGGCACGCGCGAGACCAGCTCGCGCGGCACCGGCGGCATCCAGTCCAGCCTGATTCCGCCGCTGGCGGCGATCGAACGCATCGAAGTAGTGCGCGGCCCGATGTCGTCGCTGTATGGTTCGGATGCGATCGGCGGCGTGATCAACATCATCACGCGCAAAGTGCCGAAGGCCTGGGGCGGGGCGCTCAACGCCAGCACCATCCTGCAAGGACGTTCCAACCTGGGCAATGAATACCAGGGCGACTTTTATCTGGCGGGACCGATCAAGGACGACGTGGTCGGCCTGCAGCTGTACGGCAACCTGAATACCCGTGAGGAAGACAGGGTAGTGGACGGCACCGCCCAAACCGATACCCGCGCCATCACCGCCAAGCTAGGCATCAAGCCGGCCAGCAACCAGGACGTCACGCTGGAAGCCGGCCATGAAGAACTGAAGCGCACTTATACGCCGGGCAAATCGCTGACCGCGGACGACAGCCAGACCATCTCGGAAGATACCCGTACTCACTGGGCGGCCAGCCATAACGGCCGCTGGGCCTTCGGCAATACCGACGTCAGCCTGTACCAAGAAATCGGCAAGTTCAGCGGCAAGACCGAAGGCCCCGCCGGCCCGGAAGCCGCGCTGGCCAGCCCGAAGATCACGAACACCATCCTCGACGCTCAAGCGACGCTGCCTTTCACCACCAATATCTTGAAAGTGGGCGGCCAGTACACCCACAACCAGCTGGACGGCACCGCGGCCGAAAGCCCGAGCCGGATCGGCAAGACTGTGCTGAACTATGTCAATCCGGGTTCGATCACGCGCAAGTCGTGGGCGCTGTTCGCCGAAGATGAATATTTTGTCACCAGCAAGCTGTCGCTGACCGGCGGCCTGCGCCTCGACCACGACGACAAGTATGGCCAGCACTTCAATCCGCGCGCCTATGCGGTGTACCAGCTGTCGCCGACGCTGACCTTGCGCGGCGGCGTCGCCAAGGCTTTCCGCGCGCCCAACCTGCGCCAGAGTTCGGCCGGCTACGTGATGTCCAGCGGCGGTCCGACTTCGATGCCGGGTGTCCTGTACGGCAATCCGGACTTGAAGGCCGAAACCAGCGTCAACCAGGAAATCGGCTTGCGCTACGACGGTCCGGATGGCCTGACGGGCAGCGTGACGGTGTTCAACAACGACTTCAAGGACAAGATCGTGAGCGACTATGCCGGCCGCAACGACCCGCTGACCGGGTTGCCTTTGTATACCTACAACAATATCGCCAAGGTGAATATCCGCGGCGTCGAGTTCGGTGCGACGGTGCCTTTGTCGAATGCGTGGAAGCTGTCGGGCAACTACACCTACACCGATTCCAAGCGTGAAAGCGAGGGCGAAACGGCATTCAACGGCGGTTCCCTGAAAGGCCAGCCGCTGGACAAGACGCCCAAGCATGCCGCCAACCTCAAGCTCGACTGGCAGCCGAGCGATGCAGTATCCAGCTTTGCGCGCGTCAATTACGTCAGCGAGCAGTTCTGGGCAGCTTACCGCAACGGCGGCGCCGGTGCGCGCACGCGTCCGGCTACTACCACGTTTGACCTCGGCGCATCCTACATCGTCAACAAGATGCTGACGTTGAACGCGTCGCTGCTGAACGTCGCCGACAAGGTGGTCGACGTCGACCGCCGGCCGCGCGCCACCATCAACGGCAACTGGCTGGTGGATGAAGGCCGCCGTCTGTGGCTGGGCATGAACGCGCGTTTCTGA
- a CDS encoding alpha/beta fold hydrolase: MTDPIHPILHFVHGNSFPAGTYRQFLDFLRRDYDVRSLDIHAHNPKYPVTDGWPALVQELIDELAARYSRPVILVGHSMGGGLALLAAQRRPDLVSCVVMLDTPVVVGWRATLLRGAKALGLDNHVPPAKFSAKRRNLWPSAEAAYQHFAGKQVFASWAPEVLRDYITYGLEEEQGNVVLRFRRDIETAVYRTLPHNMSSVLKRGFPVPIGFVGGVDSVECRQAGLDATKRLVGKYFKQIPGGHLFPMESPELAAATTRQMIESLLNAGEARIRRPRN; encoded by the coding sequence ATGACCGATCCGATTCACCCGATTTTGCATTTTGTTCACGGCAACAGTTTCCCCGCAGGCACATATCGCCAGTTCCTGGATTTTCTGCGGCGCGACTATGACGTACGTTCGCTCGATATCCACGCCCATAATCCGAAGTACCCGGTCACCGACGGCTGGCCGGCGCTGGTGCAGGAACTGATCGACGAGCTGGCGGCGCGCTACAGCCGGCCGGTGATCCTGGTCGGCCATTCGATGGGCGGCGGGCTTGCCTTGCTGGCGGCGCAGCGGCGGCCGGACCTGGTCAGCTGCGTGGTGATGCTGGACACGCCGGTAGTGGTCGGCTGGCGCGCCACCTTGCTGCGCGGCGCCAAGGCGCTGGGCCTGGACAACCATGTGCCGCCGGCCAAGTTTTCCGCCAAGCGGCGCAACCTGTGGCCGAGCGCCGAGGCGGCCTACCAGCATTTCGCCGGCAAGCAGGTATTTGCCAGCTGGGCGCCGGAAGTCTTGCGCGACTACATTACCTACGGGCTGGAAGAAGAGCAGGGCAACGTGGTGCTGCGTTTCCGGCGCGATATCGAAACCGCGGTTTACCGCACCTTGCCGCATAATATGAGCAGCGTGCTGAAGCGCGGTTTTCCGGTGCCGATCGGCTTTGTCGGCGGCGTCGATTCGGTCGAGTGCCGCCAGGCCGGGCTGGATGCGACCAAGCGCTTGGTCGGAAAATATTTCAAGCAGATTCCGGGCGGCCACCTGTTTCCGATGGAGTCGCCGGAACTTGCCGCCGCTACCACGCGTCAGATGATCGAGTCCCTGCTGAACGCTGGCGAGGCACGAATCCGGCGCCCGCGCAACTAA
- a CDS encoding S9 family peptidase, translated as MPFRRLQGIRRFPALLVLVWSVVCGSAGAQTAASLPSIESFFAYPTLVNAQLSPNGRYVAMLVPAKDGYVRLGVMDVAERAPKVIASFDGADIRQFHWVNSERLVFDAGDKNIGVGEQTQASGLYAINRDGTDFRQLVLRGVQQQSSAVRGALPWNTFFYSTIRDSDDIYVGQIDAGGSGRVKPMHLLRLNTRTGRAAVIDRPGLTTRWLTDWQGEPRVATTLEGDMEAVFYLDPGLKSWRKLAEFNAFVGRGFTPYFLGPDGSLYVSSRQGTDKISLYRYDLEKNSIAPEPLVSLKGYDFSGAIVSNDRKFLGVRFETDAEDTRWFDPEMQAMQKAVNDLLPSTVNRIGVAGHAETPYVLVRSYSDVQPVVYFLYDSKQKKLAVLGSSMPQINPLQMSGKDMVRYKARDGLEIPAYLTMPNGAGKKNLPMVVLVHGGPYVRDGSWGWNAEVQFLASRGYVVLEPEFRGSTGFGWKHFKAGWKQWGLAMQDDVADGAKWAIAQGIADPKRICIAGASYGGYATLMGLVNDPDLYRCGFEWAGVTDINLMYNLSWSDISDEYLKYGMPQLVGDQQKDAAQLKATSPLENAARIRQPLLLAYGGSDKRVPLAHGSKFRDAVKATNPDVEWIEYPEEGHGWRLQKNNIDFWSRVEKFLGRQIGKPTSADQVDRP; from the coding sequence ATGCCTTTTAGACGCTTGCAAGGAATCCGCCGCTTCCCCGCCTTACTCGTGCTGGTCTGGTCCGTCGTCTGCGGCTCGGCAGGTGCCCAGACTGCCGCCAGCCTGCCCAGCATTGAAAGCTTCTTTGCCTATCCGACCCTGGTCAATGCCCAGTTGTCTCCGAATGGCCGCTACGTGGCGATGCTGGTGCCAGCCAAGGATGGCTATGTGCGGCTGGGGGTGATGGATGTCGCCGAGCGCGCGCCGAAGGTGATCGCCAGTTTCGATGGCGCCGATATCCGTCAGTTTCACTGGGTGAACAGCGAGCGGCTGGTGTTCGATGCCGGCGACAAGAACATCGGTGTCGGCGAGCAGACCCAGGCCAGCGGCTTGTATGCGATCAATCGGGACGGCACGGATTTCCGCCAATTGGTGTTGCGCGGAGTCCAGCAGCAAAGCAGCGCCGTGCGTGGCGCCTTGCCGTGGAATACCTTTTTCTACTCGACCATCCGTGATTCCGACGATATTTACGTCGGCCAGATCGACGCTGGCGGCAGCGGCAGGGTCAAGCCTATGCATTTGCTCCGCCTGAATACCAGGACAGGCCGCGCCGCCGTGATCGACCGGCCCGGCCTGACTACCCGCTGGCTGACGGATTGGCAAGGGGAGCCGCGCGTCGCCACCACACTGGAAGGCGACATGGAGGCCGTCTTTTATCTGGATCCCGGGCTGAAAAGCTGGCGCAAGCTGGCTGAGTTCAATGCTTTTGTCGGCCGTGGCTTCACTCCCTATTTCCTGGGGCCGGACGGCAGTCTTTATGTGAGTTCGCGCCAGGGCACGGATAAAATTTCGCTATACCGCTACGACCTTGAGAAAAACAGCATAGCCCCGGAGCCGCTGGTATCGCTCAAGGGTTACGATTTCTCTGGCGCTATCGTCAGCAACGACAGGAAATTCCTGGGAGTGCGCTTTGAAACCGACGCCGAAGACACCAGATGGTTTGATCCGGAGATGCAAGCGATGCAGAAAGCGGTCAATGATCTGCTGCCGTCCACGGTTAACCGGATCGGCGTTGCCGGCCATGCGGAAACCCCCTATGTGCTGGTGAGATCGTATTCCGATGTCCAGCCTGTGGTCTATTTTTTGTATGACAGCAAGCAGAAAAAGCTGGCTGTGCTTGGCAGTTCGATGCCGCAGATCAATCCGCTGCAGATGTCGGGCAAGGACATGGTGCGGTATAAAGCGCGCGACGGCCTGGAAATCCCGGCTTACCTGACCATGCCGAACGGCGCCGGCAAGAAAAATCTGCCGATGGTGGTGCTGGTGCATGGCGGCCCTTATGTGCGCGACGGCTCGTGGGGCTGGAATGCCGAAGTGCAGTTCCTGGCGTCGCGCGGCTACGTCGTGCTTGAGCCTGAATTCCGCGGCAGCACTGGCTTTGGCTGGAAGCATTTCAAGGCAGGCTGGAAGCAATGGGGGCTGGCCATGCAGGACGATGTTGCCGATGGCGCCAAATGGGCGATTGCACAAGGAATCGCCGATCCGAAACGGATTTGCATCGCCGGCGCCAGCTATGGCGGCTATGCCACGCTGATGGGGCTGGTCAACGACCCGGACCTGTATCGCTGCGGCTTCGAGTGGGCCGGCGTGACCGACATCAACCTCATGTACAACCTCAGCTGGAGCGATATCTCCGACGAGTACCTGAAGTACGGCATGCCGCAGCTGGTGGGCGACCAGCAAAAGGATGCCGCGCAATTGAAGGCCACCTCACCGCTGGAAAATGCAGCGCGCATCAGGCAGCCCTTGCTGCTGGCCTATGGCGGCTCCGACAAGCGGGTGCCATTGGCGCACGGCAGCAAATTCCGCGATGCGGTCAAGGCCACCAACCCGGACGTCGAATGGATTGAATATCCGGAAGAAGGGCATGGCTGGCGGCTGCAGAAAAACAATATCGATTTCTGGAGCCGCGTCGAGAAATTCCTTGGCCGGCAAATCGGCAAGCCCACTTCTGCCGATCAGGTCGACAGGCCCTAG